The Echinicola jeungdonensis genome segment TCATATCAGTTTGTATTTATTACAAATGGTATTAAAATATACTATAAAAAAAATTTTTTTAAAACATTATTTTACTTTTTATGATTTTATAAATATTTATTAATTAGGATGGAATAATTTCAATTCCATTTCAATAAAAAAGCCCGGTAAATCACTTTACCGGGCCTTAATAAAAGGATTTGATCCTTTTTCTTAGGTCAATAAGATCAAGATCAATAATATTATGATAATGGCACCTACAGAAAGGTAAACTCCCTGCCCCATTGCTTTGGTTTCTTTATTGATGCCGCGGAGTTCTTTTTTCACATCTTTAATTTCCGCTTTGCTCATTGAAGAAAAGTCCATAGATTTGATTTCATCAACCCTGGATTTGATTTCTTCCAAGCGTTCCTCCTGTTCAGGAGTCAATTCTTTATCTTCTTTGTTTGACTTTTCCGGTGCCGACGCCATTGCAGCTGGAGCAAAAGCAGTAAATAGAAACATCACCGCCAAAAAGTATGAGAATTTTTTCATAGAGACATTAGTTTAGTTACAAACAGTTTTTAATACCAAGGGATTAATTTACAAAAATTAACCCCATTCCAAAATTCTTAAAAGCAATCCTGGCCCTTAAGGTTCGATTTCAATTTAGAAATTGAAACTAAGTTAATTTTTTTATTCAAATCAGGTTTTCCTTCCAAAAATTTTAATATCAAAACCCCAAATGGAAATTGGAATTATTCCCAACTTCCTCAATGCATATTATTGTTGGTGCCCAAAGAATATCCGGAGGTCCTTTGCTTTCCGTTATTATTCGTAATTTAGCCTCCCCCCGCCGGGATCTTGATAATCCAAATAGGGGAGTAATAAATTCCATTAAGCTAAAACGTACATTTTAAGCCAATTAATTCATGCCCAGTTCCGATAAGAAAAAACTTTTTCTATTAGATGCCATGGCCTTGATATACCGGGCCCATTTTGCCTTCAGCAAAAATCCACGGATCAACTCTAAAGGATTAAATACCGGAATCATGTTAGGTTTTACCAATACATTATTGGAGGTCCTGGAAAAACAAAAACCAAGTCATATTGCCGTGGCCTTTGATACGGCTGCCCCCACCTTCCGGCATGAACAATTTGAAGCTTATAAGGCCAACCGTCAGGAACAGCCGGAGGATATTGAAGTGGGCATTCCCTGGATCAAGCAGATTGTGTCGGCTTTTAAAATCCCAGTTTTGGAATTGGACGGTTATGAGGCTGATGACATCATAGGAACCTTGGCCAAAAAAGCCGAACACCGGGATTTTGAAATCTATATGATGACCCCTGATAAGGATTATGGCCAATTGGTGGATAAACATATATTTTTATACAAGCCTGCCTTTATGGGTAACAGTGTGGATATTATGGGCCCAAAGGAGGTTTGTGAAAAATGGGGAATTGAAAACCCTGATCAGGTCAGGGATATTCTGGGTTTGATGGGGGATTCGGTGGACAATATTCCCGGTATTCCCGGTATTGGTGAAAAAACGGCCAAAAAACTATTGGGAGAATATGGCACCATAGAGGAGCTGCTAAAAAATACTGACAAACTGAAAGGAAAACAAAAGGAAAATGTGGAAAACTTTGGGCAGCAGGGATTGCTGTCCAAGGAACTGGCCACGATAAAGCAGGATGTTCCCATTGATTTTGATCCCAAAGATTTGGTATATGATGGACCTGATGAGGAAAAGTTAAAGACGCTCTTTGGCGAGTTGGAATTCCGCACCCTGACTAAGCGGGTTTTTGGTGAAAGCCTTAAAAAGCCCAAAGTCAAAGTGGACGAGCAATTGGGACTATTTACGGGTGCTGAAGAGGAAGAGGAGGATGATAGTCCAGAAACTTCACCCATTTCGGCCCCCTCAGAATTAGATTCAATTTATTCCCTGGCCCATGATTACCACAAAATGGATAATCTGGAGGTTATTGAAGAATTGGTGGAATTCCTGGGAAGACAGGATGAATTCTGTTTTGACACCGAAACTACCGACCTTGATCCCAATAAAGCCGAGCTGGTGGGACTTTCATTTTCCTATGTTCCTGGAGAAGCTTTTTACATCCCCACACCTAAAGACCAGGAAGAGACCAAAAAACTGTTGGAACCATTAAGGAAGGTCTTTGAAAATGAAAAGATTATTAAAATCGGCCAAAACGTAAAATACGATGTTCTGGTACTTAAAAATTATGGTATCGATGTCAAAGGAAAATTATATGACACCATGCTGGCCCATTATCTTATAGAACCGGAGGGCAAACACAATATGGACTGGCTTGCGGAACATTACTTGAATTATAAACCGGTCTCCATTGAATCTTTGATAGGCAAAAAAGGAAAATCCCAGGGAAATATGCGGGATGTAGAGGTGGATAAAGTGGTGGAATATGCCTCAGAGGATGCTGATATTACTTTACAGTTGAAAAATAAGTTGAATCCAGATCTCAAAAAAAGCGGGCTGGAGAAATTATTTTATGAGGTGGAAACCCCATTGATCCCCGTTTTGGCTGTCATGGAATTTGAAGGGGTGAAAATTGATAAGGATAGCCTGGCAGAGCTGTCCAAGGCCCTTGAAAAAGAAAGTAAGGAAATAGAAAAAAAGGTCTATGAGATAGCAGGGGTGGAATTTAACCTTTCATCTCCAAAACAGTTAGGCGAGGTGCTTTTCAAAAAATTGGAATTGGATCCTAAAGCAAAGAAAACCAAAACTGGTCAATATGCAACTGGGGAAGAGGTGCTTTCCAAATTGGCAAACAAGCATGAAATTGCTCAGGCCATATTGGATTACCGGGAACT includes the following:
- the polA gene encoding DNA polymerase I — encoded protein: MPSSDKKKLFLLDAMALIYRAHFAFSKNPRINSKGLNTGIMLGFTNTLLEVLEKQKPSHIAVAFDTAAPTFRHEQFEAYKANRQEQPEDIEVGIPWIKQIVSAFKIPVLELDGYEADDIIGTLAKKAEHRDFEIYMMTPDKDYGQLVDKHIFLYKPAFMGNSVDIMGPKEVCEKWGIENPDQVRDILGLMGDSVDNIPGIPGIGEKTAKKLLGEYGTIEELLKNTDKLKGKQKENVENFGQQGLLSKELATIKQDVPIDFDPKDLVYDGPDEEKLKTLFGELEFRTLTKRVFGESLKKPKVKVDEQLGLFTGAEEEEEDDSPETSPISAPSELDSIYSLAHDYHKMDNLEVIEELVEFLGRQDEFCFDTETTDLDPNKAELVGLSFSYVPGEAFYIPTPKDQEETKKLLEPLRKVFENEKIIKIGQNVKYDVLVLKNYGIDVKGKLYDTMLAHYLIEPEGKHNMDWLAEHYLNYKPVSIESLIGKKGKSQGNMRDVEVDKVVEYASEDADITLQLKNKLNPDLKKSGLEKLFYEVETPLIPVLAVMEFEGVKIDKDSLAELSKALEKESKEIEKKVYEIAGVEFNLSSPKQLGEVLFKKLELDPKAKKTKTGQYATGEEVLSKLANKHEIAQAILDYRELVKLKSTYVDALPALINPKTGRIHTSYNQTVAATGRLSSTNPNLQNIPIRTERGREIRKAFVPRDKDHVILAADYSQIELRIMAAFAKDQSMTDAFKSGRDIHATTAAKIFQVPLEEVTAEMRRKAKTANFGIIYGISPFGLSQRLNISRTEAKEIIDAYFKEFPAVKEYMDACIKKAQKVEYVETILGRRRYLRDINSRNATMRGFSERNAINAPIQGSAADMIKVAMINVHQWMKNENLKSKMILQVHDELVFDAHKDEVDKLKKEIPKIMAEALPIEVPMEVEVGTGKDWLEAH